The DNA window CCGGGGCCCGCGTCCCCGGGGGGCCCGGCCGGGGCCGCCACCGGAGGGGGCCGGCCACCGCCCCGACCGCTCGCCCGGCCGGCTCAGCCCTCCGGGCCGGCCGCTCACCCGGCCTGCGCGCTCAGTGCGCCCAGGGCTCCATCCAGCCGTCCAGCCAGCGGTGCACCAGGAAGAGGGCGATCGAGGACGGCGGCGGCAGGACCAACGCGTCGCCCGCCCCGACGTCCACCGCCCGCCCCGCCAGCGCCGTGCCGATCTCGCGGCGGGTGAACCACCGGGCGTGCGCGATCTCCGTCGGGTCGACGCGTACCGGGTGCTCCGGGTCTGCCTCGGCGAGGAAGCCGAGCATCAGCGAGCCCGGGAAGGGCCAGGACTGGCTGCCGGCGTAGACGAGCCGCTCGACCGGCACGCCGACCTCCTCGCGGACCTCGCGGAGCACGGCGGCCTCCGCCGACTCCCCGGCTCGACGTAGCCGGCCAGGCAGGAGTAGCGGCGCCGGCCCGGGTCGCTCGGCCAGGCGGCGTTGTTGCCGAGCAGGCATCGACCGTCCGCGCCGGCCACCCCGTCGTGCACGAGCACGATCATCGCCGGGTCGGTCCGCGGCCACATCCGGTGCCCGCCCGGGGCCACCCGCGACCATCCACCCTCGTCCATCCGGGTGGGCTCGCCGGTGACCGGGGAGTACGCGTGCCCGCCGTGCCAGTTGCCCAGCGCCAGCGCGCTGGTGAAGATCCCGGCATCCCGGTCGGGCAGCAGGTGGCCGACGTCGCGCAGGCTCACCGCCCGGGTGCCCGGCAGCTCCGGCAGCGGGGCGTCCACCGCGAAGACCGGCACGTCGCCGGCCTCGACGCCGAGGAACATCGGCACCGAGCGGGGCTCCTCGGGCAGGTCGCCGGGGCCGACCAGCACCAACTCCGGCCGGGCGCCGGCCCGGACGAGGGCCCGGCCCTCACTGGCCGAGTCGAGCACCAGCACCCGGGCCCGCTGCCAGGCCTCGGCCAGCCAGCCCGGGTCGGTACGCCGGTGGGCCGCCCGGTCCAGGGTCGACCGGGCCAGCGGCGGGGTGGTCTCCCCGCTCATTCCGCCCCGTCCGGCTCGGTGCGCACCGGGGTGAGGGCGGACAGGGCGGGCCCGACCCGCTCGGCATCGCCCAGGATCACGGTGACGGCCCGCGCCGGGGCGAGGTAGCGCTGCGCCACCTCGGCCACCTCGTCGACGCTGATCTTCGCCAGCCGGGCGGCGTACTCGGCGAGGAAGTCCAGGCGCAGCCCGTTGCCGGCGTACGCGCTGACCAGCGACGCCAGCCCGGCCTGGGTGGACATGCCGAGCTGGAGGGTGCCGAGGGCGTACTGCCGGGCCTGCTCCAGCTCGTCCGGCTTCGGCGGCAGCGACGCGAGCCGGCCCAGCTCGTACGTCGTCTCCAGCAGCGCCGGCGCGGTGACCTCGGTGGCCACCTCGGCGGCGGCGACCAGCACCGACCCGGCCACCGAGTGCTCGATCAGCGAGTGGGGCCCGTAGGTGTACCCCTTGTCCTCGCGGATGTTCTCCACCCAGCGGGACGAGAAGTAGCCGCCGAAGACCAGGTTGGCCAGTTGCAGCGCCGCGTGGTCGGGGTGGGTGCGGGGCACCGCCGGCAGCGCGATCCGCAGCGACGACTGCACCGAGCCGGGCCGGTCGACCAGCAGCAGCGGGCCCGGCTCCAGCGGCGGGGCGGGCGGCAGCTCGCCGCTGTGACCGCCCCCGTTCCAGGCGGCGAGGGCCTTCTCGGCGGCGTCCAGCGCCCGCTCCGGCTGCACGTCGCCGACCAGCACCAGCACGGCCTCGGCCGGGTGTACCCGCTCGGCGTGCAGCCGGCGCAGCGCCGCCGGCCGCACCGCGCGGACGTGATCCGGCTCGGGCGTCTGCACCGCGTACGGGTGCCGGCCGTAGACCCGCCTGAGCAGGGCGGTGCGGGCGAGGTGCGCCGGCTGGCTCTGCGCCACCTGGATCCGGTCGACCAGCCTGTCCCGCTCGGTGCCCACCTCCTTGCCCGGGTACGTGGCCCCGGTCAGCACCTCGGCCAGGATCTCCAGCATCCGGTCCAGGCCGGTGACCAGGCCGGCGCCGGAGAGCATCAGCCGGTCCGGGTCGATGCCGGCGGAGAGCCCGCCGCCGACCGCCTGCAACTCGGCGGCGATCTGCACGCTGGTCATGGTCTCCGTGCCCGAGAGCATGGTCTGCGCGAGCATCGCGCCCCGGGCCAGGTTGGTCCGGCCCGCCGGCATCCACAGCCGCAGCTCGACCAGGGGGATCGCCGGGCGGCGCACCGCGATGACCGTGAGCCCGTTGGCGAGGGTCCGCTCGGCCTGCTTCGGCAGCTTCAGCCTGCGGTTCGGCCCGAGCGGCGGCAGCGGCCGCGGCGAGGGCGGGGCGGTTGCCGTCATTTGGCCCCTCCGGCGATGACCTCGATGGACGCGCGGCGCTCGGGCCGCAGGGTGGCGGCGGCGGCGCGTACCCGCTCCTCGGTGACCTCCCCGACGAGCCGGGGCAGGTCGTTGAGCAGGCCCGGCTCGCCGCGTTGCTGCTCCAGCACGGCCATCCGCAGCGCCCGGCCGAGCACCGCGTCGGTGTCGCGCAGCAGGTGGGTGGCCATCCTGGCCTGGGTGCGCGCCAGTTCGCCGGCGGCCAGGCCGTCGGTGACGAGCCGGTCCAACTCCTCGTCGATCGTGCGCAGCACCTTGTCCACGTCGCCGCCCGGCGGCAGGTGCGCCTGGAGCAGCAGCGCGGTCGGATCGCGCACGTCGAACGGGTCGCCCATGAAGCCGACGTACCCGCCGAGGCTGGTCACCGAGCGGTCCCGCCGGACCAGCCGCTCGACCAGCCGGGACGCGTCACCGTCGGTGAGCACCTCGGCGAGCACCACGTACGGCAGGTAGCCGGCGAAGTCGGTGATCGGGTCGGGCACCCGCCAGGCCGAGGCCACCGCGGGCAGCGGGGCCAGCGCGTCGGTGTACGCCTGACGGCGCTCGGCGGTCAGGTCCGGCTCGCCGAAGTC is part of the Micromonospora olivasterospora genome and encodes:
- a CDS encoding NAD(+) diphosphatase, with translation MVAGGPGRAPDVAADRPGDDRARARRGGRRGRSMPARQQRRLAERPGPAPLLLPGRLRRAGESAEAAVLREVREEVGVPVERLVYAGSQSWPFPGSLMLGFLAEADPEHPVRVDPTEIAHARWFTRREIGTALAGRAVDVGAGDALVLPPPSSIALFLVHRWLDGWMEPWAH
- a CDS encoding M16 family metallopeptidase; translation: MTATAPPSPRPLPPLGPNRRLKLPKQAERTLANGLTVIAVRRPAIPLVELRLWMPAGRTNLARGAMLAQTMLSGTETMTSVQIAAELQAVGGGLSAGIDPDRLMLSGAGLVTGLDRMLEILAEVLTGATYPGKEVGTERDRLVDRIQVAQSQPAHLARTALLRRVYGRHPYAVQTPEPDHVRAVRPAALRRLHAERVHPAEAVLVLVGDVQPERALDAAEKALAAWNGGGHSGELPPAPPLEPGPLLLVDRPGSVQSSLRIALPAVPRTHPDHAALQLANLVFGGYFSSRWVENIREDKGYTYGPHSLIEHSVAGSVLVAAAEVATEVTAPALLETTYELGRLASLPPKPDELEQARQYALGTLQLGMSTQAGLASLVSAYAGNGLRLDFLAEYAARLAKISVDEVAEVAQRYLAPARAVTVILGDAERVGPALSALTPVRTEPDGAE